GAGCGGCCTCGGCCACCATCGGAAACAGCAGCGGCAGGCGGCGCTGGTGCTCCCCCAGCCAGGGGGCGGCGATGGCGGCGGCCATCCCCTCCCCGCCCTCCCGGGCCACCGGGAAGGCCACCACCGCCGCGGCCTGCAGGGCCCGCACCGCCGCCACTGTGAGCAGGTCGGGATCCCCCGGCCCCACCCCCACCAGCACGAGTCCGGGCGGGGCCGTTTCTAAGGTTGGAGCAAGCGGCGCGGACGCCATGACGTTGTTGGCCCTCTACCGGCACCCTGCCACCCCGCAGGATCCGCCCGAACCGCTGCTGCGCAGCAGCGATCCGCAGCGCATCGCCGCCGAGCTGGCCGCGCGCGGCATCCGCTTCCAGCGCTGGCCGGCCCGGGCCCGCCTCGAGGCCGGTGCCGAGCAGGCCTCCATCCTCTCGGCCTACGCCGACGAGGTGGCGCGGGTGCAGGAGGGCGGCGCCTACCCGAGCGTGGATGCCATCCGCCTCACGCCCGACCATCCGGAGCGCGGGGCCCTGCGGCAGAAGTTCCTGGCCGAGCACATCCACGCCGAGGACGAAGTGCGTTTCTTCGTGGAGGGCTGCGGCCTCTTCTGCCTCCACATCGGCGAGGAGGTGCTGCAGGTGCTCTGCGAAGCCGGCGACTGGATCGCCGTGCCGGCCGGCACCCGCCACTGGTTCGACATGGGGCCGGAGCCCCGGTTCTGCGCCCTGCGCTTCTTCCATAATCCCGAGGGCTGGGTGGCCCGCTTCACCGGCGATGCCATCGCCGAGCGCTATCCGCTGCTGGATGCCCTCACCGCCACGGCCGGCTGAGGGTGCAACGGGGATGTCAGCTGTGCATGCGCGGTTGGGGGTGGAGGCTGGCCAGCAGTGAGGCCTCCAGCGCAGCCAGCTGCTCCAGCCGCTCCTGCACACGCTGCCGTGGCCAGCGCTGCTCGCACAGCACCCAGTAGAGGCCGAAATGGCGGGCTTCACTGGCCAGCAGGGCGCCATAGAGGGCCCTGAGTTCGGCGTCAGGGCTGTGCTCGGCCAGCAGGGCCATGCGCTCATGGCTGCGGGCCTCGATCAGACCGGCCACCAGGAAGCTGTCGAGCCTGCGCTCCGGCTCCTGGCGCCGCACGGCGCGGGCCAGCTCAGCCCCGTAGGGAGGGGCCGCCAGCGGGCGCAGGGCGATGCCCCGGCGCTGCAACAGGGCCAGCAGTTGCTCGAAGTGCTCCAGCTCCTCCCGGGCCAGGGGGCTGAGCACGGCCGCCAGAGCGTGATCGCCGGGGTAGCGGAACATCAGCTGCAGCGCGGCGCCGGCCGCCTTGCGCTCGCAGTGGGCATGGTCGATCAGCACCAGCTCGGGATGGGCC
This sequence is a window from Cyanobium sp. PCC 7001. Protein-coding genes within it:
- a CDS encoding acireductone dioxygenase translates to MTLLALYRHPATPQDPPEPLLRSSDPQRIAAELAARGIRFQRWPARARLEAGAEQASILSAYADEVARVQEGGAYPSVDAIRLTPDHPERGALRQKFLAEHIHAEDEVRFFVEGCGLFCLHIGEEVLQVLCEAGDWIAVPAGTRHWFDMGPEPRFCALRFFHNPEGWVARFTGDAIAERYPLLDALTATAG
- a CDS encoding tRNA-(ms[2]io[6]A)-hydroxylase: MTLSAPAAPGSGVARIRWLARPSSAAWLEQALAHPELVLIDHAHCERKAAGAALQLMFRYPGDHALAAVLSPLAREELEHFEQLLALLQRRGIALRPLAAPPYGAELARAVRRQEPERRLDSFLVAGLIEARSHERMALLAEHSPDAELRALYGALLASEARHFGLYWVLCEQRWPRQRVQERLEQLAALEASLLASLHPQPRMHS